The following are encoded in a window of Campylobacter concisus ATCC 51562 genomic DNA:
- a CDS encoding DUF6115 domain-containing protein, translating to MEIYIFLGFGIVLAIIVALMLIKDSETNKKFARFERAIESVMQENFNLKKQISMLEGEAFKNSEQYEPLKKQIKENIDLQINEKIVPIIRAIKSIERVIDDFATEQKDRIVSLEERTRDINKIAPSVINEEEQILKMFKDGKSAAMIAKDLHVGMGRVEFVLKFHKLA from the coding sequence ATGGAAATTTATATTTTTTTAGGCTTTGGTATCGTTTTGGCGATAATAGTAGCTTTAATGTTGATAAAAGATAGTGAGACAAATAAAAAATTTGCGAGATTTGAGCGAGCGATAGAAAGCGTTATGCAAGAAAATTTCAATCTAAAAAAGCAAATTTCAATGCTTGAAGGCGAGGCATTTAAAAATAGTGAACAATATGAGCCACTTAAAAAACAGATAAAAGAAAATATTGATTTGCAAATAAATGAGAAGATTGTGCCAATAATTCGTGCGATTAAGAGCATTGAGCGAGTAATTGATGATTTTGCGACAGAGCAAAAAGATAGAATTGTTAGTCTTGAAGAGAGAACAAGAGATATTAATAAAATCGCACCAAGTGTCATCAATGAAGAAGAGCAAATTTTAAAAATGTTTAAAGACGGAAAAAGCGCAGCGATGATCGCAAAGGACCTTCATGTTGGAATGGGGCGAGTCGAGTTTGTGCTTAAATTTCATAAATTAGCCTAA
- a CDS encoding FAD-dependent oxidoreductase codes for MGKVAIIGDSFSALFTAYELAKKGEEILIISSQKDDFTNGILTPFGTHALAKDGAISSSFMGLVSKKSELDISICLNENFRAWMTNFTLKSTKAHDKKMQILFSKFGKKSFEFLRDLNNKYPQINFDESGVYLLFSNDESFKKRLDEIKVAHSEQEILSVDKELANFGLINKNIKGAINLANNASIDTNELKKALINELNSLGVKFINDEIYELKTQGQIVQKAIGNNGEYEADSFVIASKNLELSNKLGTSLNAILAKFYTIDLSLNEGQIPKKPIILNDLFAKIYPTKNGITIITNLQVGAIDTLVKTEKINAFLNELKIHLGISELKEPSFRANYVLLSSNDKPALGRDNIYGNLIYSQAYGLNELSFAPYFAGVLASLIKDGKNNEENDEILLFSSFYEG; via the coding sequence ATGGGCAAAGTAGCGATTATTGGAGATAGTTTTAGTGCGTTGTTTACGGCTTACGAATTAGCTAAAAAGGGTGAAGAAATTTTAATTATTAGCAGCCAAAAAGATGATTTTACAAATGGAATTTTAACGCCTTTTGGCACACACGCTCTTGCAAAAGATGGAGCGATATCTAGCTCGTTTATGGGGCTAGTTAGCAAAAAAAGCGAGCTTGATATAAGTATTTGCTTAAATGAAAATTTTAGAGCTTGGATGACAAATTTTACACTTAAATCAACCAAAGCTCATGATAAAAAGATGCAAATTTTGTTTTCAAAATTTGGTAAGAAAAGCTTTGAATTTTTAAGAGATTTAAACAACAAATATCCGCAGATAAATTTCGATGAGAGCGGCGTTTATCTACTTTTTAGCAATGACGAAAGCTTTAAAAAAAGGCTTGATGAGATAAAAGTTGCCCATAGCGAGCAAGAAATTTTAAGCGTAGATAAAGAGCTTGCAAATTTTGGGCTAATAAATAAAAACATAAAAGGCGCTATAAATTTAGCCAACAACGCAAGTATTGATACAAATGAGCTAAAAAAAGCTTTGATAAATGAGCTAAATTCTCTTGGGGTAAAATTTATAAATGATGAAATTTATGAGCTAAAAACGCAAGGGCAAATAGTGCAAAAAGCTATTGGTAATAACGGCGAATATGAGGCTGATAGCTTTGTGATCGCTTCAAAAAATTTAGAGCTTTCAAATAAGCTAGGTACGAGCTTAAATGCGATTTTGGCTAAATTTTACACCATTGATCTTAGTCTGAATGAAGGACAAATCCCTAAAAAACCGATCATTTTAAATGATTTATTTGCCAAAATTTATCCAACTAAAAATGGCATTACGATTATTACAAATTTGCAAGTCGGCGCTATCGATACGCTTGTTAAAACTGAAAAGATTAATGCTTTTTTAAATGAACTAAAGATACATCTTGGTATAAGCGAGCTAAAAGAGCCTAGCTTTAGGGCAAACTACGTACTTCTTAGCTCAAACGACAAGCCGGCTCTTGGACGCGATAACATATATGGTAACTTGATCTATAGCCAAGCTTATGGGCTAAATGAGCTTAGCTTTGCTCCGTATTTTGCTGGCGTTTTGGCAAGTCTTATAAAAGATGGCAAAAATAACGAGGAAAATGATGAAATTTTGCTCTTTAGCTCGTTTTATGAGGGCTAG
- the rsmI gene encoding 16S rRNA (cytidine(1402)-2'-O)-methyltransferase translates to MLYFVPTPIGNLEDISLRAIKILRECEIAICEDTRVCKSLVNLLNERFDANINISNFIPLHTHNEDDFFTNLSDNFFSRNVAYMSDAGMPGISDPGVSLVRYAQKNNIEYEILSGANAVLLSVVASGLCDKEFVFLGFLPNTGRDRSLAIQNALNLAYPAVIYESPKRILGLAQSIANLEPEREIFAIKEATKKFESKFKDSAKNLVQILEKANLNGEWAVVISKSDKTSTQNITKDEILSLDLAPKVKAKLLNKITGEDVKKIYDELTKA, encoded by the coding sequence TTGCTCTACTTTGTTCCTACTCCAATAGGAAATTTAGAAGATATCTCGCTTCGTGCGATCAAAATTTTGCGTGAATGCGAGATAGCTATCTGCGAAGATACAAGAGTTTGCAAAAGTCTTGTAAATCTGCTAAACGAACGCTTTGACGCAAATATAAATATCTCAAATTTTATCCCGCTTCATACTCATAACGAAGATGACTTTTTCACAAATTTAAGTGATAATTTTTTTAGCAGAAATGTAGCCTACATGAGCGATGCTGGTATGCCAGGTATCAGCGATCCAGGTGTTAGCCTAGTAAGATATGCTCAAAAAAATAACATTGAATATGAAATTTTAAGCGGAGCAAATGCTGTACTTTTAAGTGTGGTCGCAAGTGGACTTTGTGATAAGGAATTTGTCTTTTTAGGATTTTTGCCGAATACTGGCAGAGATAGGTCTTTGGCTATCCAAAATGCTCTAAATTTAGCCTATCCAGCCGTTATTTACGAAAGCCCAAAACGCATACTAGGCTTAGCACAAAGCATCGCAAATCTAGAACCTGAGAGAGAAATTTTTGCCATAAAAGAGGCCACTAAAAAATTTGAGAGTAAGTTTAAAGATAGTGCTAAAAATTTAGTCCAAATTTTAGAAAAAGCAAATTTAAACGGCGAATGGGCGGTTGTCATCTCAAAAAGTGATAAAACATCCACTCAAAATATCACAAAAGATGAGATACTTTCGCTTGATCTTGCTCCAAAAGTAAAAGCAAAATTGCTTAACAAAATAACTGGAGAAGATGTAAAAAAGATATATGATGAGCTTACGAAAGCTTAA
- the moaA gene encoding GTP 3',8-cyclase MoaA, giving the protein MLVDKYGRVVDYLRISVTQRCNFRCRYCMPTTPFSWTPRENLLTFEELFLFVKVAIDEGIKKIRITGGEPLVRKDLDVFIKMISDYNPDIDLALTTNGYMLSHFAKRLKDAGLKRINMSLDTLNEQKAKFIAQKSVLHEVLAGFEAAHDAGLKVKINTVALKGVNDDELINLLEFAKFRDSQIRFIEYMENSHAKDDLKGLSSDEILKIISQKYNVTKDGKLPNAPASIYRLDDGYKFGIIDPHKHDFCESCNRIRLSAEGLLIPCLYFEEALSIKKAVEKGDIVAASEILRQVLANKPKENKWAIGASNETSSRAFYQTGG; this is encoded by the coding sequence ATGCTAGTTGATAAATATGGTCGGGTTGTTGATTATTTAAGGATTTCTGTAACTCAGCGTTGCAACTTTAGGTGTAGGTATTGTATGCCTACAACGCCATTTAGCTGGACGCCAAGAGAGAATTTATTAACCTTTGAAGAGCTATTTTTATTTGTAAAAGTGGCTATCGATGAAGGTATAAAAAAGATAAGAATCACTGGTGGTGAACCGCTTGTACGTAAGGATTTGGACGTTTTTATAAAGATGATAAGTGATTATAATCCAGACATCGATCTAGCGCTTACTACAAATGGTTATATGCTTTCACACTTTGCCAAAAGGCTAAAAGACGCTGGACTAAAGCGCATAAATATGTCGCTTGATACATTAAATGAGCAAAAGGCTAAATTTATAGCACAAAAAAGCGTCTTGCACGAAGTTTTAGCTGGCTTTGAAGCGGCTCATGATGCTGGATTAAAGGTAAAAATCAATACTGTCGCACTAAAAGGTGTAAATGATGATGAGCTTATAAATTTGCTAGAGTTTGCTAAATTTAGAGATTCTCAGATCAGATTTATTGAGTATATGGAAAATTCACACGCAAAAGATGATCTAAAAGGGCTAAGTAGCGATGAAATTTTAAAAATCATTTCACAAAAATATAATGTCACAAAAGATGGAAAACTACCAAATGCGCCTGCGTCTATTTATAGACTTGATGATGGTTATAAATTTGGTATCATAGATCCACACAAGCACGACTTTTGCGAGAGTTGCAACCGTATCAGGCTAAGTGCTGAAGGACTTTTGATACCTTGCCTTTACTTTGAAGAAGCACTAAGTATCAAAAAAGCAGTTGAAAAAGGTGATATCGTAGCTGCAAGTGAAATTTTAAGGCAAGTACTAGCAAACAAACCAAAAGAGAACAAATGGGCGATAGGTGCTAGCAATGAAACCTCTTCGCGTGCCTTTTATCAAACTGGTGGTTGA
- a CDS encoding 7-carboxy-7-deazaguanine synthase QueE: MSKELELVEAFLSIQGEGAYQGRLAIFLRFLGCNLNCSGFGVQTKSLKTGESLLGCDSIRAVFKGHFNYKVYSVDEILGIVDNLCKGLMQKPIIVLTGGEPLIWHENENFINLVKKLLEDYEVHFETNGTIFINFTKYEIYKKCHFTLGVKLANSGVNEQKRINLDAILAIKNNARSSFLKFVLSHFDKSELDEIINIKNQVDLPVWCMAIGANKAELNENALKTAEFAIKHGFNYSERIHIRLWSDKEGV; encoded by the coding sequence ATGAGCAAAGAGCTAGAGCTAGTTGAAGCGTTTTTAAGTATCCAAGGCGAGGGGGCTTACCAAGGCAGACTCGCCATATTTTTACGCTTTTTAGGTTGCAACCTAAACTGCTCTGGCTTTGGCGTGCAAACAAAGTCTTTAAAAACTGGCGAAAGCTTACTAGGATGTGATAGTATAAGGGCTGTTTTTAAAGGGCATTTTAATTATAAAGTTTACAGTGTAGATGAAATTTTAGGCATAGTTGATAACCTATGCAAAGGCTTAATGCAAAAACCGATCATTGTTTTGACCGGTGGTGAACCGCTCATCTGGCATGAAAATGAAAATTTTATAAATTTGGTAAAGAAATTGCTTGAAGATTATGAAGTACATTTTGAGACAAATGGCACTATCTTCATTAATTTTACTAAATATGAAATTTATAAAAAATGCCATTTTACACTTGGTGTAAAGCTAGCAAATAGCGGAGTTAATGAACAAAAACGTATAAATTTAGATGCTATTTTGGCTATTAAAAATAATGCAAGAAGTAGCTTTTTAAAATTTGTCCTCTCGCACTTTGACAAAAGCGAGTTGGACGAGATTATAAATATAAAAAATCAAGTTGATTTGCCAGTTTGGTGTATGGCAATAGGGGCGAATAAAGCTGAGCTTAACGAAAATGCTTTAAAAACAGCAGAATTTGCCATAAAGCATGGATTTAACTACTCAGAGCGTATCCACATCAGGCTTTGGAGCGATAAAGAAGGTGTTTGA
- the mqnP gene encoding menaquinone biosynthesis prenyltransferase MqnP: protein MIEKLKVIAELIVFKHSVFALPFIFVAMIVASKIESGSAWFGLKLLILGTFCAVSARNFAMAFNRYKDEDIDKLNPRTASRPSVDGRIGRSNMQLFIAANAFIFIVCAYFINSLAFWLSFPILAVLGGYSLFKRFSELAHLVLGLSLGLAPIAGVVAVSAAIPLWSVLLCLGVTFWVAGFDLLYSLQDMKFDKENKLFSIPAIYGDKATLFLSAIFHALAFIFWLLFAWAAGLGAMAFFGILVSGVILFFEHRIVRCDFSKIDRAFFTLNGYLGILFFIFVWISVL from the coding sequence ATGATAGAAAAATTAAAAGTTATTGCTGAACTTATCGTTTTTAAGCATTCTGTTTTTGCTTTGCCTTTTATTTTTGTTGCTATGATAGTTGCTAGTAAGATAGAAAGTGGCTCGGCTTGGTTTGGCTTAAAACTGCTTATTTTAGGTACTTTTTGCGCTGTTAGTGCTAGAAATTTTGCTATGGCTTTTAATAGATATAAAGACGAAGATATTGATAAGCTAAATCCGCGAACTGCAAGCCGTCCAAGTGTTGATGGCCGTATCGGTAGGAGCAATATGCAGCTTTTTATTGCGGCAAATGCGTTTATTTTTATCGTATGTGCTTATTTTATAAATTCGCTCGCATTTTGGCTAAGTTTTCCTATTTTAGCTGTTCTTGGTGGATATTCGCTGTTTAAACGCTTTAGTGAGCTAGCACACCTAGTGCTTGGCCTTAGCCTTGGTCTTGCTCCCATAGCTGGCGTGGTCGCAGTGAGCGCTGCTATACCGCTTTGGAGCGTATTACTTTGTCTTGGTGTGACATTTTGGGTAGCTGGATTTGACTTGCTTTACTCACTTCAAGATATGAAATTTGACAAAGAAAATAAACTCTTTAGCATACCAGCTATTTACGGCGACAAGGCTACGCTTTTTTTATCGGCTATTTTTCACGCTTTAGCTTTTATATTTTGGCTACTTTTTGCTTGGGCAGCTGGGCTTGGAGCGATGGCATTTTTTGGAATTTTAGTAAGTGGCGTTATTTTATTTTTTGAGCATAGGATCGTAAGATGCGACTTTAGCAAGATAGATAGAGCATTTTTTACATTAAATGGCTATTTGGGAATTTTATTTTTTATCTTTGTTTGGATTAGCGTATTATGA
- a CDS encoding 6-pyruvoyl trahydropterin synthase family protein: protein MIIRKLFRFENAHIVRFCSSKRCRTSIHGHSYVAEILLSSNFLDNAGMVYDFGLMKQNIKTIIDSFDHATTIFSGDNDEYKNDLKKHSARWIEIPLNPSAEQFCRIFFVMIERLLELSVMNNGEREVKLHSIIVHETDTGYAQCFKEDAINAQMGEIRLDEIKFSDAIIEEWEDKNLFEKMKNRLKIEIPKDV, encoded by the coding sequence ATGATTATTAGAAAGCTTTTTAGATTTGAAAATGCACATATTGTGAGATTTTGTAGCTCAAAGCGTTGTAGGACTAGCATCCACGGGCACAGCTATGTGGCTGAAATTTTACTTAGCTCAAATTTTCTTGATAACGCCGGCATGGTCTATGATTTTGGTTTAATGAAGCAAAACATAAAAACGATCATTGATAGTTTTGATCACGCTACGACAATATTTTCAGGCGATAATGATGAGTATAAAAATGATCTAAAAAAGCACTCGGCAAGATGGATCGAGATCCCGCTAAATCCAAGTGCAGAGCAGTTTTGCCGCATATTTTTTGTTATGATAGAGCGGCTACTTGAGCTTAGCGTGATGAACAACGGTGAGCGTGAAGTGAAGCTTCATAGCATTATCGTGCATGAGACTGATACTGGCTATGCACAGTGCTTTAAAGAGGACGCCATAAATGCGCAAATGGGCGAGATAAGGCTAGATGAGATCAAATTTTCAGATGCTATCATAGAAGAGTGGGAAGATAAAAATTTATTCGAGAAGATGAAAAATAGGTTAAAAATAGAAATTCCAAAGGATGTTTGA
- a CDS encoding 16S rRNA (uracil(1498)-N(3))-methyltransferase has translation MKFLYDKNAGNESLKIVNEAFLHLKARRMQAGERISVRNLRDFKEYIYEIDEIDRRSASLSLVFASSNGEQKFDFTIAWAIVDPKTIEKTLPFLNELGVGKIAFVYTKFSQANFKIDIERLNYINALSCEQCGRTSLMEFEIYKNLDELMSVYKNVSAINFGGKSLNEKKDDELLIIGPEGGFSEDETAKFKNSYCLNTKNILKSQTAVISVAAKFLA, from the coding sequence ATGAAATTTTTATATGATAAAAATGCAGGTAATGAAAGCTTAAAGATAGTAAATGAAGCTTTTTTGCACCTAAAAGCTAGAAGAATGCAAGCTGGTGAGCGAATAAGTGTTAGAAATTTACGAGACTTTAAAGAGTATATTTATGAAATTGATGAGATTGATAGGCGAAGTGCGAGCTTAAGTCTTGTCTTTGCTAGCTCAAATGGAGAGCAAAAATTCGACTTTACGATCGCTTGGGCTATCGTCGATCCAAAGACGATAGAAAAGACATTACCATTTTTAAACGAACTTGGGGTTGGTAAAATAGCTTTTGTCTATACTAAATTTTCTCAGGCAAATTTTAAGATAGATATCGAGAGGCTAAACTATATAAATGCACTATCTTGCGAGCAGTGCGGACGAACATCGCTAATGGAGTTTGAAATTTATAAAAATTTGGACGAGCTAATGAGCGTTTATAAAAATGTCTCAGCTATAAATTTTGGTGGTAAAAGCTTAAATGAAAAAAAAGATGATGAGCTTTTAATAATCGGTCCAGAGGGTGGATTTAGCGAGGATGAGACGGCTAAATTTAAAAATAGCTACTGCCTAAATACTAAAAATATTTTAAAATCACAGACTGCGGTTATCTCAGTAGCGGCAAAATTCCTAGCTTAA
- the rlmB gene encoding 23S rRNA (guanosine(2251)-2'-O)-methyltransferase RlmB: protein MIIYGKQLFLHILNKRPQILEEIYLSKECDKKLFSKICGTGKKIIRVDNQKAQSLARGGNHQGFLANVSEFEFSDITELKKLNFIAILYGISDVGNIGAIARSAYALGCEGLVIVAKSINMQGVLRSSSGAAYEIPIAIFEDGLSLLNELKQFGFKIYATASNGKNVKEMKFAGKRALVMGSEGEGIPQKALVKCDECIGIKLKEGWDSLNVSAAFAIICDRMIDE from the coding sequence ATGATAATATACGGAAAACAACTATTTTTACATATTTTGAACAAGCGACCACAGATATTAGAAGAGATATATCTCTCAAAAGAGTGTGACAAAAAACTTTTCTCTAAAATTTGTGGCACAGGCAAAAAAATTATTCGTGTGGATAATCAAAAAGCACAGTCTTTAGCTCGTGGTGGAAACCATCAAGGTTTTTTAGCGAATGTTAGTGAATTTGAATTTTCAGACATTACTGAGCTTAAAAAGCTAAATTTTATCGCTATTCTTTATGGTATAAGCGATGTTGGCAATATTGGTGCTATCGCTAGAAGTGCCTATGCTCTAGGCTGCGAGGGTCTTGTGATAGTGGCAAAAAGTATAAATATGCAAGGTGTTTTAAGATCAAGTAGTGGTGCTGCTTATGAGATACCAATAGCGATTTTTGAAGACGGGCTTAGTTTGCTAAATGAACTAAAGCAATTTGGTTTTAAAATTTATGCAACAGCAAGTAATGGAAAAAACGTAAAAGAGATGAAGTTTGCCGGTAAAAGAGCTTTGGTGATGGGCTCAGAGGGCGAAGGCATACCGCAAAAGGCTCTAGTAAAGTGTGATGAGTGTATTGGTATAAAGTTAAAAGAGGGCTGGGACTCCTTAAATGTAAGTGCAGCTTTTGCAATAATTTGTGACAGGATGATAGATGAATGA
- the rpmE gene encoding 50S ribosomal protein L31, with the protein MKKDIHPEYVDCTVTCACGNTFKTKSNKSEIRIDICDKCHPFFTGSEKIVDSAGRVEKFKKKYAQK; encoded by the coding sequence ATGAAAAAAGATATCCATCCAGAATACGTAGATTGCACTGTAACTTGTGCTTGCGGAAACACTTTTAAAACAAAGTCAAACAAAAGCGAGATCAGAATTGACATTTGCGACAAGTGCCACCCATTTTTTACAGGCAGCGAAAAGATAGTTGACAGTGCCGGCCGTGTTGAGAAATTTAAGAAAAAATACGCTCAAAAATAA
- the miaA gene encoding tRNA (adenosine(37)-N6)-dimethylallyltransferase MiaA produces the protein MFKEFAIIGTTASGKSDLAFELAKELNGVILSLDSLALYKEIDIASAKPNKEQLEAIKHFGVDEIYPDEEFSVGAFFEIYKNAKNFARSQDCPLIITGGSGFYLKSMLSGLAPDVPKCELNLSNEEIYDLAAKIDPEFASKFSQNDSYRLEKWYQIYKFSSQIPSIWLRKNTKESIINELAIFEILWDKDELRERIKKRTKGMLEAGLIDEAKFLFDKYKSEPKPLKSIGLKECKQFLDKEISQNELEELIATHTAQLAKRQRTFNRSQFEKKFVGDLDQIRSEILKFLRE, from the coding sequence TTGTTTAAAGAATTTGCAATAATTGGCACCACAGCAAGTGGCAAGAGCGATCTTGCATTTGAGCTTGCAAAGGAGCTTAATGGCGTCATCTTAAGCCTTGATTCGCTTGCACTTTATAAAGAGATAGATATCGCCAGCGCAAAGCCAAATAAAGAGCAGCTTGAAGCCATAAAGCACTTTGGTGTAGATGAAATTTATCCTGATGAAGAATTTAGCGTTGGGGCATTTTTTGAAATTTATAAAAATGCAAAGAATTTTGCGCGCTCACAAGACTGCCCGCTCATCATTACAGGAGGCAGTGGCTTTTATCTAAAATCAATGCTTAGCGGACTTGCACCAGATGTGCCAAAATGTGAGCTAAATTTAAGCAATGAAGAAATTTACGATTTAGCTGCAAAAATCGATCCTGAGTTTGCAAGTAAATTTAGCCAAAACGACTCTTATCGCCTCGAAAAGTGGTATCAAATTTATAAATTTAGTAGCCAAATTCCAAGCATTTGGCTGAGAAAAAATACAAAAGAGAGCATCATAAACGAGCTAGCGATCTTTGAAATTTTATGGGATAAAGATGAGCTTAGAGAACGTATCAAAAAGAGAACAAAAGGCATGCTTGAAGCTGGGCTCATAGATGAGGCAAAATTTTTATTTGATAAATATAAAAGTGAGCCAAAACCACTAAAATCAATAGGTTTAAAAGAGTGCAAGCAATTTTTAGATAAAGAAATTTCTCAAAACGAGCTTGAAGAGCTCATAGCTACGCACACGGCTCAGTTAGCAAAACGTCAGCGAACCTTTAATCGCTCACAGTTTGAAAAAAAATTTGTGGGTGATTTAGATCAAATTAGAAGTGAAATTTTAAAATTTTTAAGAGAATAA